The Chanos chanos chromosome 9, fChaCha1.1, whole genome shotgun sequence genome includes the window GTTCAACtaattcataaataaaatagCTCCACATCCTTTAAAAAACAGCTCTTTTTGAAAATATCGAAATAATTTGTTTTGCCAAGAAAGTTCCAGGTTGAAGACGAAACTGTCATGGCCAGAGTTTACACTGATGCATTCTACACTGTAGGAAATAACATTACATGATTAATTATTGTTTATATCCTACCTGCTACACTATCCCAGTATTACTGCTCATGTTCTACTACTGCCATGTAAAAACTGACATATCTCCCATCCCGTGCAGTAAGGTACTCTTTCATTGCTCCTGTGGATACTGTAGTATTAGTAACACTGAGAAATGAGAGCagtgtgtgatagagtgtgTATCGGTGAAACAGTATTGCACATAACACCACTGtagctttttgttttctaaagacAGCTGTTAAACAATATTGAACAGTTGGTCTTTACTGTGCTTTTATTTCACTGTACAAAAACGTATGGTATGGTTGCACATGTGAGTGcagggtgtgtgagagtgtgtataggTGAGACAGTATTgtgtataatataaatatagcAGATATTTTAGGCTGTTAAAAATACTGAACAGCTGGTTTTCATAATGTTCCTCCCACTGGCacttcatttgaaaacaaaacaaaacaaaaagaacctTGGCTAGTTTCTCCTCACTTTGGAGCATGACTAAATAGACTAACAACAAATCGAAACATAACAAACTTTGACAGCAGGATACCACCATGTGATCACTAAAAGTGCAATACAACAACCTGTAATATTGCAAATATATTCCTTAACACAACTGAGCGTATTTGCTGCATATGGGATattatgtgaaatgttttaatgtaatatCTTGAACTCCTAGGGAGTCATCTCATATGTTCTCAGTTCGGAATCTGTCAACAACCACCTCCAATTTCTCCACTAGGGGGCAACATAAACTTCATAATACACTTGGATTCATTCAGAATGTTCAGCTGTTCAAAGTTCAGTTCTGTAAGCAGTTTTGTTCTACACTTTATGGGAGACCAGTCCCTTATGTACATTAATATTTCCTTGTAGTGTTTTTTATGTACTTGATTAAATTACTTTCTGACTGGTTTAAACTTTACACCACTAAATTTAAGCCAATTAGGAATAACCTAATCTGAAGtattttacactcattttcattctctctctttcttggtcTGTGCTGTCcatcagttttttcttttacgaAAATATAACCAAACACCCATATTACCAAAAGAGAGATGTTAGAAATGGTAGATGTTAGATATTAGGTAGGTTATGTGTCCAGTTTGTTTCTCAGATGTGTTAAAACAGCTTGCATGTCAAAGTGATACTGTGATAGTGTCTTACCACTGGTAAATACAGGCGTGTCACTGCAGTCTGTATAATTCTGAAATAATCATGTCTGTTGTGCAGGGTAAGAAACTACAAAGTCACTACCAGTGCTAACACCGTTTACTGAGTCCAAAGAGAACCATGATAAAACGTAGACATTTGAAGAAACAACAAATGCTGACACCTCTACTAAGGAAGACCACACATCGTTAATATTGACCAGGAATTTGAAGAAACTAGAAACGCTATTCCGTCTGCTGAGGCAGGCGAAGTGTCCATAACACTGGAGAATTGAAAGAAACCAGAAATATTATCATACTCTGACCCAAGCAAGCGGCGCTAGCaccaaaaacttttttttaataaaaacaaactacaaaattgtccacacacaatacaattaACCCCACAAGAACTTAACAGGCTACAACACAGGTGGGAGAAACAGTGTACTAACGCCGTCGTTGCCGTAATCCTTCATGTAGGACAAATCCGATATTCAAATCTGAACTCCGGGAAAAGCCAGAGGATTCAGGATAAAACGTCTACCAGCTCACCAACCAGCGCGCCAACCAAACAGGAAGCCGAAACCCACAGGTGTGTTCAGAATCTGGCGCTGAACTGACCTATAATAACCTATAATAACCTACGATAGGACACCCACGTGGGCACACCAAACAAGGTCCTAGCGTCGTACCGGCTACAACTGTACTCTGTGATTGCTCTTCTTTAGATCCTTTATGATCAATTGAATAAATAGTGATAGTTTGACTCACCAGGTCTACACATAGAACAACATCTTCCAATAACGTCATATTCAGCTTTACCACATTCACAGCTGCAGGGTTTAAAGTTAAGTAACAGAGCGATTGTGCATAAAAACAGATGTGCAATATTAACATAATTATCCTCTTTTTTATCAGAGGCGATGTCCTCACAAGCTCTTAGGCTCCTCATCCTCAAATGAGGCCACAATCTCTTGAGAATTAGCTGAAAGAAAAGAGTTGAGaattttccaaatgaaaaatgttacattgGCAGGAAAAGAGTGAATCTGAAAAGCAAGGAAAAGATTAAGTGAAAAGTAAAAGTAACAGATGTATCATGATTTTTTTGGATCTCACAGCCTCAATTAATCTGAGACGTTTTGTCTAGCAAGCAAAATCTGATTATTGTagtacagagaaaagaaagaaagaaagaaagaaagaaagaaagaaagaaagaaagaaaaaaacaagtcaagAATTTTTTACACTAGtctgtttggctgtgtggtGGAGCTGGTTTGTTATTTCTGGTTGGCTGCAGTGATGCAGTATTTTTGAATTCGAATATCTGAAAAGCTTTGACTTATCCATGACTATTCTCTGTTCCGACGTTAAGGCAGACAGAAACCACTGCACTGTACGGTTGTGACTATTCACCTCAGAAGATGTCAGTTCCACATTCAGAATGCGTACGTCACCGCAAATCGTTTCGAACatacagtgtgagtgttgtgACCAAGTCAGCATCTCCTGCCTTGTCAGAGTTACtttatgaaagaaagaaaaaaaaaatagtcacccccccccccagatgtTATGGGGCTCCTTtcacttttaaagaaaaaaaagattgaccAGTTCCTCTTTAGTGTAGGCGTCACTAGCACTGACATTAACTGAAAGCGAACCAAAAACGAAACTCAAAACTAAGATTCGCAAAAGGACACCCGTGACCTCCAGAATCTGTAACATGACAACACATGACATCGTAAATGTATTTGTTAGCACAATTCAACATATTTACACTGTGTGTAAATGCAAAACATtgtaataatgaaaatgactttgGCCTCGACACGAAGAACATACCACTGGTACTTCCTTGTTATTTAGTTCGTACTCGCGCATTGTTCAGTACAATATAAAGCTCTTTGCCCTTTGCCCTTTGATGGATGTCATTTAAGGATCACTCTTTTATAAGTAAAACTCGAAAAGAGTTACAtcatagaaaaaaatatttaagagGTTTTAACAATCTCCTCTTGCTTTGTTGTTAGATACCGTTTCACTTTTGCTTTGATACAGACCCTCTGACCTTCTCCTGTTTACCTCCACTCCTAACTAATACACTCAGACTAAGTCAGGTATGAGCGAGCTTTTGAGAATACAAATACAGTGTCATCGATACAGTTTGTGCTCTGGTCACACAGATTGCCTTGTTTAATGGGCTGTCTCGGGTTATGTTGAGGATTTCTAAAACTGATGATGTCTGAAATATGACTGAAATAAGGACATATTTGGAATCTTCTTTTTAAGACACAGACTCTTCGAGAGCTCTCGACTGTTCATTTTATGATGACATATTTAGTCACTGGAGGATTCCGTGAGATGACACAGTTCAGATTTTTCATGTTAACAGTATTACAGAAACAGTGAACAAAGTTTATACAAATGATATCTGTTGTACGGAGTGAATAAACGGGGAGTGAACTATTTGTTATGATTTTATTACACAAATTTAGAGCATGTGAACAATGATCATAAGGCATAATCTTAAGATAGCCTACTAATTGTAATCTAAATCTTAAATTTACCAGAAATTTGCTACATAGCAGAGTTTGCATTAAAAGCATGTAACCTGCTCACAGGACTGTGAAATGGAGTAGAGCACAATACAGTAACAGTTATAGTAATTTACTGTTCATAAAGTTTTACGATTTGACAAAGATTTTCCATAACTTCTGTAAATTTACAACACCGTACTCGCAACTCTGCTCTCGGTAAATATCTGATAAATTTACAGGTTTTTTTACAGTAATAagtaagagaaaataaacactgaCTAAAACAATTTAATCATTCAGAAGACAACATGTAACGCGTTTAATTACCTTTAAAGTGTCTCATTTTCGACTCTTTCCTGTCCTAGAGAAATCGATACAGTCCCATCACATGCCATTCACATGAAGAGGGGAATGAGTGAAGAGCAACTGCTTTATTGCCCTAGTTACAAAATCTAGTTACAAACCCCTCAAATAATCAATAATTTAGTAAGGATTTTAATTCTGAGAGGTATGTTCAGATCTTTGATGGACGACTGCTATATACaactaataaacaaaaacaaaaactgaagtttgtataaaaaaaaaaaaagttgatccTATGATCACTGTATTTACAAATTATATACCTGTGTTCAtggagtttctttttttgtacaaatgacaaaaaagtcCTAATCCCACTGCAATTACTAAAACCCCAGATAAAACACCAAGTATGATGGgaactgtatgtttttcttcacattcaGTATCTGATGAATGAGTTCCTGGCCTTTTTACCTGTCTCACAACACCATTGGAACTCTCACACCTGTCAGATTAAATCAAATCACATGatttttgtgttaaatgatTAACATGTTACATTTAATAATCTAATTGTAATAGTGTTATAGATGATGCTAATATACAGTaaactcactgtgtatgtggCCGACAGGATGAGAATGAACCGTCTGAGTAAgtttcaccaacacagtcatcacacacagtgtctgtatctgctgttcctacaaaaacaaacagaagaactTACAATCTGTCATTAATAGAGGACAGATAGTTGATAAAAGTTTAACAGATGCTGATCTAAGCTTAACACTTCCATTACTGTGGGAATGAccattcacaaataaaacacagagtgtaTACAGCACTGATCAGCCTgttacattgtttgtttttttgtttattttctacTTTTTAGCTCTTTGTGAATCATGATATGTTGGACCACATTGGTGAGTGACCAAAACAGGTTTGTTCTACAAACACAGACCTTTCTGTATGATGTATTGTCCaggtttacattttgaatgttcaACAGCTGCTCtacaactgtgtttgttttggtcaatACAGTAAAATCCTTCACGTGGTTCACAGATGGTGTCTGCAATAGATGtgcactctgtctttgttcttaacCATTGACCTATGGAGGAAACATGAATTGTGTAAATATAACATTGAACTGGTCTAGCACATATGTCAGAGAAACTCATGTGGTTTAATCAAAGGACACACTCACTGGAATCACAGACTGTACATGGGAAACAGTGATTTAGTCCATTGGGTAAATCAGTGAAAGTGGATCGCAAGCAGGGTATACATGATGTAGATGTATACTCAGAACAATGTCTGTACACATGAAAacctaaaagaaaacaaaaattaaatattacattctCTTTTCATCATGCAAAATATTGTAATTCTTTACAAACTATTTGGTTTCATTGACACAACTGGGCTGTCAAACATGACATGAAGACActtataaattaaaaaagaattttttttcccaaggtAGTACCAGTATATCTCTAACATTTGATAAAttgaataaatgcaaatatcTATATTAGTTTTTGTTCCACAAATAAACTCTTTAAATGAACCTTGTTTTTCACTCTTGGTTAATTGAAGATGGAGCACTGACACAATCCTCTCAGTTACGTGTGTGTTGAGCAGGTTTTGGTTTGGACTGTATTCTATGACAGCCTTTAATTGAATCCCTTGTGATCATGTAAATGAACAGTGATAGACTCACCAGGTCCACACATAGGACAACATTCTCCATTAAATTCATATTCAGCTTTACCACATGCACTGATGCAGAGATGAAAGTTATGTAATAGAGCCGCTGTGTGTAAAGAAATGATGTGCACTATTGACATAATTATCCTCTTTTTCAGCCACGACGTCTCCAAGTGCCCAAAGGAACTTTCTTCTCAAATGAGGCCACGGTCTCTGGACAGAGCATTCACTGAAGAAGAGCTGAGAATTTTCcaaatagcattgtgtgcattTGCACGGAAAAGAGTAAAGctgaaaagtaaaacaaacaaatttaatgaTTGTTTGATTTCACAGCATTATATTAATTTGATACTTCTTTTCCAGCAACAAAAATATTGTCATTGTCCTACAGGATGAAAAAGAAGTTAAGGAGGTTTTAATGCTGTATTAACACAATATTCTTGCAATGTGAAATATGTCAAAGCTTTCACATATCGATGTGCAGAGGTTACGGTTGAAATGAACAGCTTCATTGTATTGCAATTCGACTTAGAATATAtcagtttgacatttttatatgtaCAAGCCATTACTAAATCGTTTTAATGACGCAAGGTTTGCAGTGATAAAGTAATAATGTCGGTATGTCCCGTCTTGTAAGAGATGtcatacagaaaacaaagattTGTGAGAGAGTACTAAACTTCTTTCACTGCgtttgaataataaaaaaagagtccagtttctcttcattttggGGCACGACTACACTTTTACACCAGGATACCATTATCTGATAAGCAAAACTTTGAATACAAcaacctgtaatattaaaaaatgttctCGTTAACGCAATTCAATGTATTTAAGGTACGCAGGATATTTCGGAACGAACGATGATTTTGGACCTGACACTAATGACATGATGCTTGACATTGTACTTGACATTGGTActtccttgtttgtttatttcagctcACTGTTAAATACAATCTAAAATTATCCTCGATACAGACCTTCACACTTTTTCGACCAGACGAACGCACTGtatgataaataaaataagaaccTCAACCTAGCATGTAACTTTCAACCGAAACACTTTAGTTTCATGTTTTTGCTTGTAATCTCAATTAGATGAGATGACCGCgtcaaacaaaaccataaaagcAGACTGGTTTGTTCTCTGAGAGCAGACATTATTCGTTTACATATAGTTGATGATTAGAAAAATAGAGATTGCTACAAATCTAAATTATTCTTACCTGTTTTCTTGGGTGAGACGTTTCTATTCCCCAAAGCACTGTTTCTTTTCCTATTTGGGCAGTTAACCACGTTTTGTTACGCAACCATTCGCTCAAGTCCAGTTAAGACATGTATGACCACAAGTGTGGCTTGTAAATACGTTTTTAACCTCTTTAGCTACTCTTGCCATTCAGTTTCATGttggaaaaaaatacaatgcaACTGAATAGAGTCGCATTTATCGTGTTTCTTGCATACTCATAGGGGTGTGCGACATGTATCGTTTACTATAATATCTTTTTTATCGCAGTAGTGGACAGTAACTAAGTagatttacttgagtactgtacgtaagtacatttttcgaatatctgtactttacttgagtgttttttttcttggaaactTGTGACTTTttctccactacatttgaaagacaaatattgtacttttcactccactacttTTCTATGAGTGTTCTCGTTGCTCtttactttgaagcatagctttgaagccagcggacgaattttctgcCTCCCGTACGCGTCTGCGCGCTGTGTTCACCTACATTCTTTCGTTGGtagctgtgatgtagtgctctcctagtagatatgagatgtgacttgaaaatcgcaattaatatgtttgtgaatgtgtgacgaatctggtgacggaggcagaccacaactgctactgttaacacagcgcgtgaacacgtacggaaaccagttagcttggaaaccatttgggacataacaccgGGTCTTTTGGGAATCTACTGCTTACGCATACTAAAAGTTGCTAGCGAAAATGCCAAGTTAATGTTACTGACCAAAGGCCTCTCcgaaaatatatgttttaatcttgccAGATAAACCCAGTACTAATAATAAGGTCACGCAAAAGAAGTGGATTCATGTCGGagccggtcccaataagacgagtgGAGGGTCGGGGcagggaatcaagcggtgacgacaggcatccagctgtttcacatttcaggcaatgctatatagaagaagtaaaattaacctagcctacaacattatgacgtgtttatacttttaaggccaatctgagttaatctacttaactgaagctatacactgtcttttatagaggaggAATTTGATTCAACTGTGTGTCTCTaagctttgtagcatattccacaagttTGGACCCGTATCTGTATCTGCACTGGATCCGTGGTACAATGCTGCTGGGATGCAAGCTGGGGTCTGATCAACCCTGGCTGGGCCGCCTGGGCGAGAGTATCTGATGTTGAAAGACCTGAAACACCCAATGACCCCAGGTTACATCACTGATGATGCGTCCCAGTGCATCTGTAAGATGTATCTTCTATCTTTAAAGCTGGCCTAGCCAGTGACGGCCAGGAACAGACTGGGTGGCAACCAAGAACAGGTTGGTGACGACTGGAGAGGCAGTTGACAGCTCGGAAAGACGGCATCTGGGACAGGAAGGGCTCGCACcgctgtctgtgtctccctTGAGGGAGAAACCAAAAAACGCTACAGAAAAGCCCTCTGAAAGATCCCCCCAGGGGAGTCCGAgaagcaggggggggggggcataagaACCCCGACAGGACGGACACAAGGTTATTGACCCACGCAAATGGAAATTCGACGATGAACGCAAGATGCATATGCGGAAAAGTATGCAAGAATCTGTGGGGCCTCAAGGTACATCAAGCCAGGATGGAGCGCAGGGAGCAGGGGGAATGAACTGCAGCACGCAGGATCTGTTCCCGGTAAGACGCAGGAGGAGCCCGGTCAGGAATCATCCCACAGAGCCCAGTCCCTCCAGGCAGTAGAGCTTTCCGATCCCTGCAGAGCAGTCCCACAGAAGCGGATCAAGTGGCCTCCAGCTAACAGCCAGACCACGTGGCTGCAGTTTGATGAAGATGTGAACAAGATCGTTGAAACTACATCCAAGGGGGAGGTGGACCGCCGGCTCGAGGCTCTGGCAGCTAGATCTTTATCGCGATTTGATTGGATGATTCATTAAGATAAGATATTGTTACCCATTGCCACCGTATCGTGTTTACGGAGTGCAGTGATACGTGAAGGGTTGGTGTGACCTTCATGGATGCCCCATTCAATTTCTTTGAAGTATATAGATAAACATGACTCTGGAGGAAAAACTCATAGTACGCTTCCTAGAGGTTTTGCCACGTTCAGAGAGGCAACACCAGGCCGACCTATTCAATGAACCGTAGGGCCACCAAGATACACCAGCTGCGGCAAGAGCTCCGAACCCTAAAATGACAGCACAAGGTGTGGCGAGTGAGGAGGAAAGGCAACCACTTGCTGAACTCTGTGACATCCTAAGGAAGAAGCTCATGACCCTGCGCAGGGCAGAGTGGCACCGGAGGCGGGGGAAGAAAGAGCAAGGAAGCGTGCTGTTTTCATCTCTAACCCTTCTGCCTTCACTAAGACGCCGCTAGTGGACAAGCacagttctttgttttcttgtgaAGGCTTCAGCTAACGTGACTCTACCTGA containing:
- the LOC115821688 gene encoding tumor necrosis factor receptor superfamily member 14-like, whose amino-acid sequence is MSIVHIISLHTAALLHNFHLCISACGKAEYEFNGECCPMCGPGFHVYRHCSEYTSTSCIPCLRSTFTDLPNGLNHCFPCTVCDSSQWLRTKTECTSIADTICEPREGFYCIDQNKHSCRAAVEHSKCKPGQYIIQKGTADTDTVCDDCVGETYSDGSFSSCRPHTQCESSNGVVRQVKRPGTHSSDTESNSQEIVASFEDEEPKSL